A genome region from Gadus chalcogrammus isolate NIFS_2021 chromosome 7, NIFS_Gcha_1.0, whole genome shotgun sequence includes the following:
- the cfap298 gene encoding cilia- and flagella-associated protein 298, with protein sequence MVQLHLKRGDESQFLLDTTADVSVESLVQQVAVVYNGRLKVERICSEMPELAEHGVTLPPNMQGLTEDQVVELKLKDEWEEKCIPSGGAVFSKDEIGRRNGHAPNDRMKEVLKKTMEEAKALVSKKQAQAGVCVTAEMVKEALDQLRGAVMIVYPMGLPPHDPIRMELENNEDLSGMQASLQVVPEQECQLWWAAKELHREKKLQDYIGKNEKTKIVVKIQKRGQGAPAREPVVTDDQQKEMMMHYYRRQEELKKLEDADDDSHLDSDWSDRQALKRQFQGLNNIKWGPRK encoded by the exons ATGGTGCAACTACACCTGAAGCGTGGCGACGAGAGCCAGTTTCTGCTGGACACCACCGCGGACGTCTCCGTGGAGAGCCTGGTCCAGCAAGTCGCAGTCGTTTACAACGGGAGGCTCAAAGTGGAAAGGATATGCTCCG AGATGCCAGAGCTGGCTGAGCACGGGGTCACACTCCCTCCCAACATGCAGGGCCTGACGGAGGACCAGGTGGTGGAGCTGAAGCTGAAGGATGAATGGGAAGAGAAGTGTATTCCCAGCGGTGGAGCGGTGTTTAGCAAGGATGAGATCGGGAGAAGGAACGGACATG CACCAAACGACAGGATGAAAGAAGTGCTGAAGAAAACGATGGAAGAGGCAAAGGCATTAGTCTCCAAA AAACAAGCGCAGGCCGGTGTTTGCGTTACCGCTGAGATGGTGAAGGAAGCCCTGGATCAGCTGAGGGGCGCAGTCATGATCGTGTACCCCATGGGGCTTCCTCCTCACGACCCAATCAGGATGGAGCTGGAGAACAACGAAGACCTCTCAGGAATGCAG GCCTCTCTGCAGGTGGTCCCGGAGCAGGAGTGCCAGCTGTGGTGGGCTGCCAAGGAGCTGCACAGGGAGAAGAAACTACAGGACTACATCGGCAAAAACGAGAAGACCAAGATCGTAGTCAAAATTCAAAAG AGAGGCCAGGGGGCGCCAGCGAGAGAGCCTGTCGTCACAGATGACCAACAGAAGGAAATGATGATGCACTACTACAGAAGACAGGAGGAGTTGAAG AAACTGGAGGATGCAGACGATGACAGCCACCTGGACTCTGATTGGTCGGACAGACAGGCCCTGAAGAGGCAATTTCAAGGCCTCAACAACATCAAATGGGGTCCGAGAAAGTAA